The following DNA comes from Lemur catta isolate mLemCat1 chromosome 8, mLemCat1.pri, whole genome shotgun sequence.
AGTTCCCATAGATAATGTGCTAAAGTAAAAGTAGGTTACAGTAAAATATTATGGCGTATACCTGAAGCAGTCGCTGCCTGTTAATGCCTTGACCTTGGAAAGCTATACACAAAAAGATGGCATCATAAAACCGTGCAATTCTTATGAATATGTATGTGCTACTTGATAATAATGAATGTGGTACAGTCATGCATGCACTACAAGATAATGTTGTGGCCTTTTTTGTCTACAggttgataaaaattaaagagtgGGTGGACAAGTATGACCCAGGAGCCTTGGTCATTCCTTTTAGTGGGGCCTTGGAACTCAAGTTGCAAGAATTGAGTGCTGAGGAGAGACAGAAGTATCTGGAAGCGAACATGACACAAAGGTTAATTAGCATTCATTTTCCCTACACTTTATTATCAACTATTTCCTTGCAGTAATTTAATTGCTTGCGCTGATAGAATAATAAATGACAGAGTAATTACCATTATAAAGAGGGAATCTTCTCCTTTCTTTACCATGAGACAGAgtgaaaagatttattttaaattaagtttttaacTGTCATCTGTCATCTCCGTACAGTGTTTTAATTATAACATAGGTATTAGTTATGTATATTTTTGAGGAGGAATGATCGCCAAAACTCTTTCGTCATgttcagtgggggaggggaaagggtgAATCAGTTGCTGTAATTTTTCTGAGTAACAgtaatatattgttttaatattggATTTCAATCAAATAATTTTGCTTTCATGGCTCAGGTCCTGGAAATAATTAATATTGGATGAAAATAGTCATAAAATGAGTaggtctgatttttattttttataatagtaaacAATTCAGAATGATACCTTTAGgttaatataattaaaactaGTTTTAGAAAGGATGTTTTCAGAAATAGTTACTTGCTTTCTGACCTCTTCAAGTGTATTATGAATGATGAATGGTCATTTACTAAtatcttttaacattttctgcttgaaatgaataattttagCTCTATACTGATTTCTGGCACAATCAACTTATGTGTTGAgtgaatttgtttcattttatttcagtgctttgccaaagatcattAAGGCTGGGTTTGCAGCACTCCAACTAGAATACTTTTTCACTGCAGGCCCAGATGAAGTGCGTGCATGGACCATCAGGGTAAGATTCATACTTATTCATCAGCTATATCCAGTTCCACACTATTGAATTCAGATTGATATCACTGACTTTGAAGTTTGTCATGGTGGCGGTTAGCTAGTCATTACAGATGAGGTTTTTGTCCAGGATAACTTTAATTATTTGTGAGCTGCTGAACAGTGAAAGTGGAGCGGCATTGATTGAGGCAGGTAACAATTGATTCTGCCTATTACATAGTCTGAATTTCTTCATCCTGTAGAATCTGTCTACCCTCCTCCTGTGGTCAGAGATAAGACGCACCAGTATTGTGCTTGCTTAATCTGTGTGACTGGGTTTGTCTGCAGTGAAATTGatgttgcttttcattttgtattcGCTAAGTTTGTTTGGGTTGCGGGTGgttctttcctcctttgctttGCTCGGATTACATTTTCAGCAATAAAAGCAATATGACATCATTATGCTCTTCACAGTTAGGCTCAAAAAGCTAAACTCAATGTGTAATAATTCATGCCTTTTTTATTTGAATTCACAGAAGTAAtgtttgtttttggtgttatATGTCcaatcttctttaaaaatatgatatgtattttaaatattgatgtaTACTGAATACAACCAGAGAGAGTGACTAATTTATTCCCAGAGGACAATAGAAACTGAACTGCAATggtttgctttaaaatgtaaatatattgtaATATAGTAGTtactattgaaaaatattttgaaatacatgtaATCGTAATAGTgttacagaatataaaaataataccagaACTTTTAGAAATACTATGTTTTCTTAGTCTTtcattatgctttttaaatatatgctacATGATAAATTTTAGTGCTgctttgatttctattttcagtgACTGTTGTAATttattgttacatttattttgatcTAATATGGATAAAAACATGGAGGCAGTTCACCATAATATTAAATGCCTTGTGTGAATGTGAGATTCACTTTTATCTCCTCTcccctttgtaaaaaaaatatttgattgacTTCTAACTAAGGTCCTtttatatagatttaaaaaataatgtcaaagCAAATTCAACTTGGTAAACAAATTGTCAGggtttatttttactatatattttaaagatgtattttaaaGCCTTAGGACTTTCAAACTTAAGTATGTAAGGCAGGAAAGATAGCATACTCTGGGCTTAAAAATGTGAAAGCTGGCTTATGTTAAGACTGATTGTAAGTATCCATGATTTAATGTGCTAAGATATTTAGTCAGGTAAGCATCAGTGAGTAGCCATATTAACCCAATACATCTTTTATTGTAAAAACTGTGCTTTATAGTGTCAGACTCCTTATCACTTTAACATGCTTTATTAAGCAGCCTTTAGGTCACCGTTAATTCTCAAATTTCTTTCcatggctctgtgtgtgtgtgtgtgtgtgtgtgtgtgtgtgtgtgtgtgtgtaatatatgtCCTTGTAATTTAATATATGGGGTAATTATAAGACATTTCTCTTCCTATATAAACTTGAATTTCCTTCATGATGGTTAGTGGCAGAGTATATTATGcaaaatgttcaaaaattttattattaaaattttttgagaatttcACAATTATTTGCTGAACATAGATTATATTTGTTGGAAATGCCTTTAAAATGTccatttatatattgatttttatatgttctttagATGAGCTGAAATTTTGAGggcttttttatctttttaaaacctttGATAATTCAGCTTGAAAGTtacttaaaaatctttatttttttccactatgAAGAATAGAAAATCGAAATGAAACCTACACCAAAACCAGACCACTGCATCTAAATCAATAAAACTGTGGATGACTGTTAGGAAAAACAAAGCTACACTTCTTTAATATCTACTGATCTATCTGTGCTAAATCTTCTGCACAGATAGTACCCAGTGTTAAAAATGTACTAATTGTATGCCTGACATCTTAACTGATAGTAAACTAAGTTTTAGTTGAGCCCAACTGCAGATTAGAGAAAAGAAACTCTGTGCTTACAGTCAATCATCTTAAATGCAATTAGTTTTCTCTGgtctttcttttcaaagaaaggGACGAAGGCTCCTCAGGCTGCAGGAAAGATTCATACAGATTTTGAAAAGGGATTCATTATGGCTGAAGTAATGAAATACGAAGATTTTAAAGAGGAAGGTTCTGAAAATGCAGTCAAggtaaattatgttttattttcatattttataatttttccattgaTGTGAAGATAAtcatgataaaaatgaatgataattGTCTTTTAAACCatgtagccaaaaaaaaaaaaaaacatgattatcTGGGCTTAGTGTTACTGTCAACTGATTGAAGAGCTATAGatgtttatatgtgtttatatcatttaaaaaatgtgtgaattATTGTCAGtattgtgggttttttcctataattgaaaataaaaataaactagttttaagtaattataaataatttcaaagaatttgttCACTGATGGCCAATGAAAAATTATACTTATTATATTTGAATATCTGAAGTAGAATTAATATATGCCTCTGATTACAAAGGGATAGAAACTTCATTAAATTAAACCTGTTCTTGCTAAAACttaatgattttacttttttttttttttggtttgtttaaagATCTTTGAGAATTTGATTTGCTTTCCCAACACTAGAGGGCAGGTCCAAAATTGTGCTTTATTGTAGCTAATAAGTATAATTTGATTTGCAGACACTAATAGTGAAGCAGTGTTATACATGAgtagcaaatgattttttttaatgtaaatgctGTTGCAAAATTAATTTCGTTTGGCTTATTAGATTTTACTTAGAAAAGGCTAGTAATCTCTAATGGATAGATAGGTCAGCTGATTAAACTGACATTGTAGGAAGGCTATTTTGTCAGTAAAATATTGGAAGACTACCATAGAAAATGTTATGGAATTTAAAGAGGACTCTCTTGAGTttactatttcataattttaaggaaatacaaaaaagtttatttcaagtTTAGTTTATTCTTATTGGTGTCACTGAACAGCAGAACTTTAATAGAACTTTTGGAACCCcaggaagagaagggggaaaaatctTGGTCTAATTGATTCAGTGTTCAATGAGAGccattttgtgatttaaaaagagTGGAAGAAGTTACAGTTTACAATTAAACAAAGCCATTAATTTTTCAATGGTGTCATCTGTATAGGTATAGATAGGTATGCAAATATTGAGATTGAACTTTGTTAGGAATACtaattagacatttaaaaatctcaGATGCCACATCCTGttggcatatatattttttcatacagTGAAGAAGAATGAGGATATTTTCTATTACTAGAATTCAGAGATCAGATGTGCCTTTTTTATACTATTACATAAGCCTATTTTACCAATCCTTAGTAGATTCTATGCTGTAATAAACTTGAAAGATACATGAATTTTGAATACTTCCTTTAACAATTCAGAGAAACTTTATAACATACAGTAAAATAACATCTCTGGCTTATAAGAATATTTAACACTAACTGGGAGCTCTTATGCTATAAATTGGAAAAGGTTGACTCTGGCTTTTCAACATAGAACaccagtaaatattttatgtggttTTAACCTCCAAAactaacatttcaaaatttgaacTCAAAGTAAAATGAAGCATTTATGAATTGCTTTATGCTCCTTTATTGAACAAATGTTTACTTACATATTGTCAAGTAGGTTTTAGGTTTGAGAGCaagactgtgtgtatgtgtgtgtatgtatatgtatttctaaCACCAGTGCAGCATAACTAATTTAATGCCAGTGCTGTGAACTATATACTGAATAGCTCTGTGTGGGCTTTGTAGTCTACAGGGATATCACATTATTAGCAATCATATCTGCTTAGGCAAAGCTGGCTTCTACAGATGGCTGCTTTCAAGTGCAAATGAACTGGTTAGACGTGTCTTGTTTAATACATACTCAAGATTCACAAAtgggtattgattttttttttcaaacagtaTTTCTGATAGCAGTGGAAATGGATTAAATGGACTCTAGAGAATTTAAAGGAACACTGTCACTTTTAATTAATAGTAAACTTGAGTGGTAACAAAGTATATAAACTTACATTAATATGTCATGTCAATATGTATTTGATTTAGATTATCTACAGTTTTATAACAGTAGGTTTTAGATTCTAGAAATAAATAGCATATGGCCTTCAATATATcatatctttataaaaatcatgtgaaaaaatatgtatatgctTTTTAGAATGGTAGAGtacactgactttttaaaaataagctttataTATTCTTCATATATTCACATTCTATTAAAATCTAGACGATTTTATATGTAGTCTAGATAATTGAAAATGTGCTTCCTGGGGCTCTGTGATCCTGGTTTGTTGATTTCTACCTCAGATGTATGATCTTTCTTAGTGTTTTTGTTACTGATTAGTATAATTTCACTTGACTTTGAACATTCTTATCAATATCTTCAAAAGGAAATACTAATCCTGTTGGGCAAAGGTTTCATGTTCTCAGTAAATCCTAACAGAAGGGAAAtaacttttaagaattttttccaaAAGATCCTCACATCCTCATGGTTAAGTAGCTGATGGCGGGGTCACGTGGGACCATGTCAGACAGTGTGTGGTGCTAAGCATGGGTGCTGAAGAGCCTCTTGTGCTGAAGGTGAAGTTCATGCCATGGGGTGAAGCTGGTTTTCTGGAACTGCTGCTTGTTTGTGTTAAAATTACCAGCAGTTTGCATGTCTGGATCTGCATGTTAGCAGGTAGAATCAGTTGCTTTGCCAACTGATTTACAAGTGGAAAAAGAATCTGACTTTGCAATTCCAACCTGTTAGAGTCTGCTTGTAACTAGGGCCATTAGTCAGTAAACTTCCTGATGAATTCTAGTACACACTTCTATGTATAGTCATTgtcaagaataaataaaaaactacaaGGAAATAGTTCAAAATCTGCACACTGCAGTTGATAACAAACTTTTTGGTAACACCAGTGTCACCAAAGAATTTCTTTAAGCAAATAAAGCAGCTTTTTACTAGTTatagagtcttttttttctttcattctgccTGGTTTGATCTGTTTTGTTACAGTGACTTGCTGGATGTTTGCAGACACATCAGAAATGTACCATAAACAGCATGTAATGAAACTTAATGATATCggtataattacatttatataccAACAATTTAGTGGAGAATACATTATGATTATGTATATATGGAAAATCTAGTTCTGCCCAAATTAAGAATACTTTGCTTTTCTCCAAGTCTAGGTTTGAACTTGTTTGCcttcttatatttcatttttcttatgacTCAAGTAGTATACTTTTTGCATCTGTTCCTACCATTTACCCTATGTATATTAGTTGTGAAATAATAACCCATTTCCTCTATATTTCCTATTCACAGGCTGCTGGAAAGTACAGACAACAAGGCAGAAATTATATTGTTGAAGATGGAGATGTTATCTTCTTCAAATTTAATACACCTCAAcaaccaaagaagaaataagattttaGTTATTGCTCAGAAAAATGTACAACTTCCAAAAGgcatatactttttttaaattaaatttctgaaaactgaaGGGACAAATAAAGTTCAGGAGATGGGAATCTTCtacaaacaaattatttttgttttaaaattaaaatattgtgtaCCTCCAGTGAAATGCAAGTTCACTAAATGTGAACAGCTTTGCTTTTCATGTGATTAAGACCCTACTCCAAATTGTAGAAGCTTTTCAGGAACCATATTACTCTCATGATACTTCATTAATCTCCATCATGTATGCCAAGCCTGACACATTTGACAGTGAGGACAATGTGGCTTGCTCCTTTTTGAATCTACAGATAATGCATGTTTTACAGTACTCCAGATGTCTACACTCaataaaacatttgacaaaaccAGCCTTGGTGTGTTTGGGGATGTCTGTATTGACTGACTGTGGTATGCTGAATGCGATACGGCACCTGGTGGTTGCTGATTACAGAATTTTAAGGCGTGTGTATGACACAGTAACTGGCAGTGTGGGGCAGCTGCAATTGTATCTTAAAAGTGAGTCTTTCCATGGGAATCAGAAGAATAGAATACCAGGgatttgtctcaaaaaaagttaattaatttgtAGATAGACATTTATGGAAAGATGATAGCAATGATATTACCAAGGATGTAACATAGGTGACtctgacaagaaagaaaaaaattctatttcaaaaattaaggaattttgtttgttattgttgttctgaCCATATTGAaaagtgttcatttttaatttttcctttgaaattattaaattgtgAAAACTGACCCATTGATATCTGATGGGTTATGTTTTTGCTTTCAATTCAGCAGTCCATGTAAAAGTTCATGTGCTGATTCTGAAATTACTAAGATCAGACTtcgaaaatttaaaaacttctttcatatttgctattaaaatattttggaccAATTGAGTTTAATATGTTTAAGttaagcacttttaaaaattgtagcagaaaattctgaaagaaaaaataaggacaaaTTAGTTATTAGGAGACCATTTGGCGCTTACCCTTCTCCTCTTATGATAATAGTCTTGGCGTTCTCTCATCCCTGAGCCCCCCTTCCTTTCCTATGTTTCCTCTCCGGTGAGACCTCTGTTGTCCCCCTCCTTTGCCCTTTTTCACTCCTTTGTGATCATAGGACCACTTCAGTGGGATGCAGATTCATATCTAGCTGGCTTGCGCCTCTACTGTATTACTTTGTCACtttaaagatgtggaaatattaaagaaacacaCATAATATTGAAAGTTACCTCATGTAGcacaaaagacaagaaaagaggtGATTTTTAAAGGAGATTTGGCTATACTTAGGAAAGGATATTTAAAGAGGATGAGGTTGAGTCATGAATATAACTTAGAAGCactctagtatttttttttagtatcaaGTAGTGATCTTTTGCTGACATAAAAATGAGTAAACtacagcagagaaataaaaacaaaaactaaatgaagggttttttaaaaaagaattaagtaaaaCAAATGAAACTGTGTTACAGGTATAGTTGATGAAGTTTGTTGTGAAAAATTCTTGTTGTATGGTTTTCTGTATTGGAGTAAGGTATAGATTAGTGGATTGTTAAGGATTTCAGCAGTGTTAGAAGAAATCAGGTGTCTTGCTTTTGAGTCTTCTCCAAAGTAAATAGCATAGACTTCGTAAATAAGTTTGAAATCTCATAAAAGAGActttaagttttgttttctaCAAAAGTCGAGAATTCTAAGAACTGTTACATATAGATAACCTATATTCCTATATCTCAATGTTTTCCCCTCCTTTAATATTGGTGATAGTTAATGTATTTTTAGGAttgtaagtaaatatttttgtacctatCTGTAGATTCATCGTAATCAAATTTGTAGTTAAAACATTTGATTTGTATCCAAAGCTTGTGATAGCATTAGTTGAGTTTCATCACATTGCCTTCCTAACTTGCACTTTGGCATGGCGCAGATCAGAACCAGACCTCCCAGAGAAGCACCCTGTTCTTCACTTACTCAGTTATTAGTGAAGCCTCTGTTCAGTTATCATTTGCCAGCTCTATTTGAGAATTAAGTCCTCTTACTCATGATTAATCAATGTTGCTATGTTAGAAGTTCAGATTGATGTTTATCTCTAGTTGTCTCTGTATAATGTTCTCAAAGCTCCTTTGTAACAACTCAGTCTCCTCTCGTTCAGcgtcagagacagagaaaaatcccttcttttcctgcttcttatatttttctgattagtTTATTTAAATTGCTTAATGCACTTTGTATTTTACCAGAGACTTGAGAAATGTTGACTGTTTCAGATGGCAAACTGCTTTAGCTGGGAAAATTCATCTCAATTTATTTTaagcttataaaaatatactatggTGATAGAATAAAAGAGGTAGGTTTGACTTTTGAGTGACTTTTCTGTCCCCTAACTGGTTTGAGGTCCCTTATAAGAACTGACAGTTCTTGAATAGCTTTCGTGGTCTGTGAATATCCCAAACCACTTATAAATTAGTATCTCAGTGAAAAGCCTCGTGTTGcaattaggaaatataaaaaagaggGAATGCACTTGACCACCCAGGCAGCACTTCACAGAGTTCTCAAACCACACGTATGATCCAGTCCTTGGCTTTGTAGGTCTagggacttaattttttttttttttagttcagcgATGCTGTGTGTGTAACACTTTCCAAACTTCTaagtgtctaatttataaattagaatgCCTTAGATTCTTCATATGCATAATGAACATAATGCTAATATATAGATTAAATGGCCAAATAGGAAAAGACTGAGGAGAGTTCCAGATATAAGCCACTCAATAAATGCCAATTCCTATATGGTTCCCTTTAACATCACTTAAAAGTAAGCACCAATCTTTATGTACTACACACAAGAAAATTACAGAGTATGTTTTTCTGTTACTTTAAGTATCTCacagaagaaatgtttaaattttttaatgttgctaAAGAATACTGTAAATGAgtgccaggcttggtggtgtgtgcctgtaatcccagctacttgggag
Coding sequences within:
- the OLA1 gene encoding obg-like ATPase 1 isoform X2, which gives rise to MRAEYLCQMKGLTFFASTTNQQGAFEDDDITHVEGSVDPIRDIEIIHEELQLKDEEMIGPIIDKLEKVAVRGGDKKLKPEYDIMCKVKSWVIDQKKPVRFYHDWNDKEIEVLNKHLFLTSKPMVYLVNLSEKDYIRKKNKWLIKIKEWVDKYDPGALVIPFSGALELKLQELSAEERQKYLEANMTQSALPKIIKAGFAALQLEYFFTAGPDEVRAWTIRKGTKAPQAAGKIHTDFEKGFIMAEVMKYEDFKEEGSENAVKAAGKYRQQGRNYIVEDGDVIFFKFNTPQQPKKK